From Vigna radiata var. radiata cultivar VC1973A unplaced genomic scaffold, Vradiata_ver6 scaffold_215, whole genome shotgun sequence, the proteins below share one genomic window:
- the LOC106778170 gene encoding probable RNA-binding protein ARP1, with protein MPLFLSLSIFTFFYFTLLYKINSSPSSKFSSSNLTSTQLNSTPSPIHLHLSFFFFPTNKDLSHSNNTMMTTNTSPKNNNVGEFGDTTLTKVFVGGLAWETPKDALRDHFEKYGEILEAVIISDKLTGKSKGYGFVTFKEAEAAKKACEDSATLVINGRRANCNLAFLGARRPRSSSTASPPPHPQGGSNSGVVVKNNAAGNHVQPYYHPLRTTAMPFHNHPLPFYGYTPTYIVTDINYNYNQKLSYGNGGAYQQMSHVYPRQGIVGGNTVMPVYPLYQYHHPTETIGLPAHNFYPTAPWAPFTIISKPSSIIPHTGTVGTGECFKRVV; from the exons AtgcctctctttctctctctctctatctttacttttttttatttcactctTCTCTATAAAATTAACTCCTCACCTTCCTCCAAATTCTCTTCATCAAACTTAACGTctactcaactcaactcaacacCTTCACCTATTCACCTACACctatctttcttcttcttccctacAAACAAagatctctctcactcaaacaacACCATGATGACCACCAACACAAGTCCCAAAAACAACAACGTTGGAGAATTTGGGGACACCACTCTCACCAAGGTTTTTGTTGGAGGCCTGGCATGGGAGACTCCCAAGGATGCCCTCAGAGACCATTTTGAAAAGTACGGTGAGATCCTTGAAGCTGTCATCATTTCTGATAAGCTTACTGGCAAATCCAAAGGCTATGGCTTT gtgacTTTCAAAGAGGCTGAGGCTGCCAAAAAAGCTTGCGAGGACTCTGCAACTCTTGTTATCAATGGCCGTCGAGCCAACTGCAATCTGGCTTTCTTAGGTGCTCGTCGTCCAAGGTCTTCTTCCACTGCTTCACCACCTCCACACCCACAAG GAGGATCAAACAGTGGAGTGGTGGTGAAGAACAATGCAGCAGGGAATCACGTGCAGCCATATTATCATCCACTCAGAACAACTGCTATGCCCTTCCACAATCACCCTCTTCCTTTCTATGG GTACACTCCAACCTACATTGTGACAGACATAAACTACAATTACAACCAG AAACTGAGCTATGGCAATGGTGGGGCCTACCAGCAGATGTCCCATGTGTACCCTAGGCAGGGGATTGTGGGTGGAAACACAGTAATGCCAGTGTACCCTCTCTATCAGTATCATCATCCAACGGAGACCATTGGCCTACCAGCTCACAACTTTTATCCAACGGCACCCTGGGCCCCATTCACCATCATTTCCAAACCATCCTCTATAATTCCTCATACAG GTACAGTTGGCACGGGTGAGTGCTTTAAAAGGGTTGTCTGA
- the LOC106778204 gene encoding uncharacterized protein C630.12 produces MKQHELTLLLCLLWALTLLYGEMFAYWVPSLFTCSWPHLLRNSSSSTAQTDGGNYQADYVKVAVITDPQLMDKTSLSLPAKSLALELAEFYTDLNMRRSFFGSVLPFKPDVILFLGDYFDGGPYLSDEEWQESLSRFRHIFGLNARGKYMDLQVYYIPGNHDIGYESLHSLNPEVIQRYEEAFGTRNYRFTVGKVDFVAIDAQTVDGHPQNHLTSQTWGFVKNISAGNVVHPRVLLTHIPLYRLDDTYCGPYRSSPVINQRINYAVNDNINEISYQNYVSEKSSEYLLDTIKPRLILSGHDHDQCTITHQSKYGPVEEHTLGTISWQQGNLYPSFMLLSVDNSTLPNASIPRDALLTQLCFLPVQLHIYIWYIVLFVLTLLATLFWPTSGTSFWHQCWGLFGYCKQLMSGIFSRSETKDKDEDANYEYEMMWDAEGSMHLVKKTLNPSTVNSNDRSLGERGNVVMRAAARKTTAQEGEHSVNVDMASGTALDPIGRIPPRTGKSKTKVIIQRLIRTLRMFTVIAAVNVPLYMMLLFKDWIDK; encoded by the exons ATGAAGCAGCACGAGTTAACTCTGTTGCTGTGTCTCTTATGGGCACTAACCCTTCTCTATGGTGAGATGTTCGCTTATTGGGTTCCATCCCTCTTCACCTGTTCGTGGCCCCATCTTCTCCGCAACTCTTCTTCGTCAACG GCTCAAACAGACGGCGGGAATTACCAAGCTGATTATGTAAAAGTTGCTGTTATTACAGATCCTCAG CTCATGGATAAAACTTCTCTCAGTCTTCCTGCAAAATCACTTGCACTGGAGCTTGCAGAATTCTACACTGATTTAAACATGCGTAGATCATTCTTTGGATCTGTCCTGCCTTTCAAACCTGATGTCATATTGTTTTTAGGTGATTACTTTGATGGAGGTCCTTATTTATCAGATGAAGA ATGGCAGGAGTCTTTGAGTCGCTTCCGACatatctttggtttgaatgcaCGAGGAAAATACATGGACTTGCAAGTTTACTACATTCCTGGAAACCATGATATTGGGTATGAAAGTCTTCATTCTCTAAATCCAGAG GTTATCCAACGCTATGAGGAAGCATTTGGGACAAGGAACTACAGATTTACTGTCGGAAAAGTGGATTTTGTTGCCATTGATGCTCAAACTGTGGATG GACACCCACAAAATCATCTGACTTCTCAAACTTGGGGTTTTGTGAAGAATATCTCTGCTG GTAATGTGGTTCATCCAAGAGTTTTGTTGACACATATTCCATTATATCGACTTGATGATACTTATTGCGGTCCTTATCGGAGTTCCCCAGTTATCAATCAG AGGATAAATTATGCTGTAAATGATAACATTAATGAGATATC GTATCAAAATTATGTTTCTGAGAAGTCTTCAGAGTACTTACTAGATACAATCAAACCT AGGCTTATTTTGTCTGGTCATGATCACGATCAGTGTACCATCACTCATCAATCTAAATATGGGCCTGTAGAAGAG CACACTCTAGGTACTATAAGTTGGCAACAAGGAAACTTGTATCCTTCGTTCATGCTATTATCAGTTGATAACTCAACTCTTCCGAATGCTTCCATTCCAAGAGATGCTTTGTTGACTCAGCTATGTTTTCTTCCAGTTCAATTACACATTTACATATG GTATATTGTGCTATTTGTCCTGACCCTTCTTGCCACCCTATTTTGGCCAACAAGTGGCACAAGTTTTTGGCATCAGTGTTGGGGCTTATTTGGCTATTGTAAACAACTAATGTCTGGCATCTTTTCTAGAAGCGAAACAAAAGACAAGGATGAGGATGCTAACTATGAATATGAGATGATGTGGGATGCAGAAGGATCAATGCATCTCGTAAAGAAAACCTTGAATCCATCTACTGTAAATTCAAACGACCGAAGCTTAGGAGAAAG GGGTAATGTTGTGATGCGGGCAGCAGCTAGAAAAACTACTGCTCAGGAAGGAGAACACTCTGTAAATGTGGATATGGCTTCAGGAACTGCTCTTGATCCTATTGGAAGAATACCTCCCAGAACAGGCAAATCAAAGACAAAAGTTATAATCCAGAGGTTGATACGTACCCTGCGAATGTTCACTGTCATTGCAGCAGTGAATGTTCCTCTTTACATGATGTTGCTATTCAAGGATTGGATTGACAAATGA